One window of Vespa velutina chromosome 2, iVesVel2.1, whole genome shotgun sequence genomic DNA carries:
- the LOC124957601 gene encoding cytoplasmic tRNA 2-thiolation protein 2 translates to MCSLNACSCDFNDDITPKIDAIQILHSDICKKCRTDSCEIILRKKDGYCTSCFLINTTHKFRAALGKSKIIHRGDTILIGYCGRDNSTALLHLIKSGMSETTHKKIIFNVVIFFINDGIVEGYTVNERKKMLDTIAKQVKMFGFVGYTASLQESLCENDIPNIYLMDDPEVVIDENDVISKMLNNLPDDSAREELLRQLRHRLLILAARKLECNKVFVADCATNIAVNILSDISLGRGAQLSPDIDFSDTRYTDVMLLRPMKDFTKEEIINYLNCNKLNAVRSSKQNNMNLSTSIQALTNKFISQLNSEFHGTVSTVFRTGGKLSTELLACQNLEKNAVCALCNIPLDTKVTNDEISALQGTTFSALLSSNNIDIDNTKEKTNDLLNVNPEELTVQINHSEENNHNDSNIANGKECTWNVKEYKKCLLWSHISRNLHM, encoded by the exons atGTGTTCTTTAAATGCTTGTTCATGTGATTTTAATGATGACATCACACCAAAAATTGATGCAATACAAATTTt ACATTCCGATATATGCAAAAAGTGTCGGACTGATAGctgtgaaataatattaagaaaaaaggatggatATTGCACatcttgttttttaattaatacaacgCACAAGTTCAGAGCAGCTCTTGGTAAATCAAAAATCATCCATCGAGGAGATACAATACTTATTGGATATTGTGGTAGAGACAATTCAACTGCACTGCTACATTTGATTAAATCTGGAATGAGTGAAACGACTCacaaaaagattatatttaatgtagtcatattttttattaatg ATGGGATCGTAGAAGGATATAcagtaaatgaaagaaaaaaaatgttagataCAATAGCTAAACAAGTGAAAATGTTTGGATTTGTGGGATATACAGCATCTTTACAAGAATCTTTGTGTGAAAATGATATTCCAAATATTTATCTGATGGATGATCCAGAAGTTGTAATAGATGAAAATGATGTTATATCAAAAATGCTTAATAATTTACCTGATGATAGTGCGAGGGAAGAATTATTACGGCAGTTACGTCACAGACTACTTATCTTAGCCGCAAGAAAACTAGAATGCAATAAAGTATTTGTTGCTGATTGTGCAACAAATATTGCTGTAAATATATTGAGTGATATATCACTTGGTCGTGGTGCTCAGCTTTCTCCAGATATAGATTTTTCTGATACAAGATATACAGATGTTATGCTTCTAAGACCAATGAAAGATTTtacaaaagaggaaataatcaattatttaaattgtaataagTTAAATGCTGTACGATCtagtaaacaaaataatatgaatttgtCAACTTCTATACAAgcattaacaaataaattcatatctcAATTAAATTCAGAGTTTCATGGAACTGTATCTACAGTTTTTCGCACAGGTGGAAAATTATCAACAGAATTACTTGCGTGtcaaaatttagaaaaaaatgcaGTATGTGCTCTTTGTAACATACCTTTAGATACAAAGGTAACAAATGATGAAATATCAGCTTTGCAAGGAACAACATTTTCTGCTCTTTTATCGTCAAATAACATAGATATTGATAATaccaaagaaaaaaccaaTGATTTACTTAATGTTAATCCAGAGGAATTAACGGTACAAATAAATCACtctgaagaaaataatcacaATGATAGTAATATTGCTAATGGAAAAGAATGTACTTGGAATGtcaaagaatacaaaaaat gTTTATTATGGAGTCATATATCGAGAAACCTCCATATGTAA
- the LOC124957604 gene encoding 39S ribosomal protein L40, mitochondrial isoform X1 — MGFLSVLPVFSRLSKCAITSIRNISTYGNPLQFGITNMLLAEPLKKKKRLDPAIIRQREERKKKKLEKSIRRLQKFAKKLKPISELEIPLFLKNEKEQRKRIFPPLSEEEEDKRVLLQKEWSRYKNKQHKNDIQTIEELILSQNRALKELKAESEELYNEAIQIDLTFLPYLKQGPCHTPPIQNYDSPDGEYIDMTIKYPGET; from the exons atgggTTTTCTTAGTGTTTTACCTGTATTTTCAAg attatCTAAATGTGCTATCACAAgtatacgtaatatatctACTTATGGTAACCCACTACAGTTTGGTATAACCAATATGCTTCT CGCAGAAccattgaaaaagaagaagagattagATCCAGCTATAATtagacaaagagaagaaagaaaaaaaaagaaattggaaaagTCAATTCGTCGTTTACAAAAATTTGCTAAGAAATTAAAGCCCATTAGTGAATTGGAAATACcattattcttaaaaaatgagaaaga aCAAAGGAAACGTATCTTTCCACCTTTAtccgaagaggaagaagataaaagagtaTTGTTACAAAAAGAATGGAGTagatataaaaacaaacaacatAAGAATGATATTCAAACAATAGAAGAGTTAATTTTGTCTCAAAACAGAGCACTGAAAGAGCTAAAAGCTGAATCAGaagaattatataatgaaGCGATACAG aTTGATCTTACCTTTTTGCCATATTTAAAACAAGGTCCTTGTCATACACCACCAATACAAAACTATGATAGTCCAGATGgggaatatatagatatgacAATAAAATATCCGGGTGAAACGTAG
- the LOC124957604 gene encoding 39S ribosomal protein L40, mitochondrial isoform X2 has product MGFLSVLPVFSRLSKCAITSIRNISTYGNPLQFGITNMLLAEPLKKKKRLDPAIIRQREERKKKKLEKSIRRLQKFAKKLKPISELEIPLFLKNEKEQRKRIFPPLSEEEEDKRVLLQKEWSRYKNKQHKNDIQTIEELILSQNRALKELKAESEELYNEAIQVLVIHHQYKTMIVQMGNI; this is encoded by the exons atgggTTTTCTTAGTGTTTTACCTGTATTTTCAAg attatCTAAATGTGCTATCACAAgtatacgtaatatatctACTTATGGTAACCCACTACAGTTTGGTATAACCAATATGCTTCT CGCAGAAccattgaaaaagaagaagagattagATCCAGCTATAATtagacaaagagaagaaagaaaaaaaaagaaattggaaaagTCAATTCGTCGTTTACAAAAATTTGCTAAGAAATTAAAGCCCATTAGTGAATTGGAAATACcattattcttaaaaaatgagaaaga aCAAAGGAAACGTATCTTTCCACCTTTAtccgaagaggaagaagataaaagagtaTTGTTACAAAAAGAATGGAGTagatataaaaacaaacaacatAAGAATGATATTCAAACAATAGAAGAGTTAATTTTGTCTCAAAACAGAGCACTGAAAGAGCTAAAAGCTGAATCAGaagaattatataatgaaGCGATACAG GTCCTTGTCATACACCACCAATACAAAACTATGATAGTCCAGATGgggaatatatag
- the LOC124957835 gene encoding uncharacterized protein LOC124957835 isoform X1, translating to MGMITRVRGRVRANSLTVDKEKTAQSVCLLSAVLLLPYCPRGPLPLLPSPAPALYSALVLPVVLSANYRYPVYTLKALVGATAGGFSKAWKPLYRFLRRLYGPVDRAENLFLRMKNISVMANQIVFLMLADKVLVPKERMTCLYTLMFYNVIAYCVSYIKELIEKEDWTPYVTLTERSQIKHLAMSATKIVLEWTKAVTFVVTLTFMLLVFGLEQGLEHYKPSTLYTVLTWIYYSATEKVFVDMFPTILGYLQLEALENIENLYAPVILRYFTIGISAFFSLILLPTAPWRFLFVATYLNVYLRWKELMQNSGAALKREREILNRYRKATAEEIDRFDDVCSVCLCTMTKARVTPCHHLFHADCLRQCLKTSDSCPMCKRELKFD from the exons ATGGGTATGATAACGCGGGTGAGGGGTCGTGTGAGAGCAAACTCGCTAACGGTGGACAAAGAGAAAACGGCACAAAGCGTTTGCCTCTTGAGCGCTGTTCTTTTACTACCCTATTGTCCGCGTGGTCCTCTACCGCTCTTACCCTCACCAGCACCAGCCTTGTATTCGGCTTTGGTTTTACCTGTGGTATTAAGCGCTAATTACAGATATCCTGTTTACACGTTGAAAGCTCTCGTAGGAGCAACAGCAG GTGGATTCTCGAAAGCTTGGAAACCCCTTTATCGTTTCTTAAGACGTCTTTATGGACCCGTCGATCGTgcagaaaatctttttctaagaatgaaaaacattTCCGTGATGGCAAATCAAATAGTTTTCTTGATGCTCGCGGATAAAGTTTTGGTACCGAAGGAAAGAATGACCTGCCTTTACACTCTTATGTTTTATAACGTTATCGCTTATTGCGTGAGCTACATAAAGGAACTGATCGAAAAGGAAGACTGGACACCTTATGTTACTTTAACAGAGAGATCGCAGATCAAACATCTCGCTATGTCGGCCACGAAGATTGTCTTAGAGTGGACCAAGGCCGTTACATTCGTTGTTACTCTGACCTTCATGCTCCTCGTATTCGGTTTGGAACAAGGACTCGAACATTATAA gCCCTCGACGTTGTATACCGTATTGACTTGGATTTATTATTCGGCAACGGAGAAGGTCTTCGTCGACATGTTCCCAACGATTCTAGGATATCTACAACTGGAAGCATTGGAAAACATCGAAAATCTTTATGCTCCTGTGATATTAAGATACTTTACTATTGGTATATCAGCTTTCTTCAGTCTTATACTCTTACCGACGGCACCCTGGAGATTCCTTTTTGTTGCAACTTATCTAAACGTTTATCTGAGATGGAAGGAACTTATGCAAAACTCTGGGGCAGCGTTAAAACGCGAACGGGagatattaaatcgatatagAAAGGCCACTGCGGAGGAAATCGATAGGTTTGACGATGTCTGCTCCGTTTGCCTTTGTACCATGACAAAAGCCAGGGTGACACCCTGCCATCATCTCTTCCATGCGGATTGCCTCAGGCAATGTTTAAAGACTAGCGACAGCTGTCCCATGTGCAAGCGAGAACTTAAGTTCGACTGA
- the LOC124957835 gene encoding E3 ubiquitin-protein ligase RNF139-like isoform X2: MSYHLVIFKSGFSKAWKPLYRFLRRLYGPVDRAENLFLRMKNISVMANQIVFLMLADKVLVPKERMTCLYTLMFYNVIAYCVSYIKELIEKEDWTPYVTLTERSQIKHLAMSATKIVLEWTKAVTFVVTLTFMLLVFGLEQGLEHYKPSTLYTVLTWIYYSATEKVFVDMFPTILGYLQLEALENIENLYAPVILRYFTIGISAFFSLILLPTAPWRFLFVATYLNVYLRWKELMQNSGAALKREREILNRYRKATAEEIDRFDDVCSVCLCTMTKARVTPCHHLFHADCLRQCLKTSDSCPMCKRELKFD; encoded by the exons ATGTCCTACCACTTAGTTATCTTTAAAA GTGGATTCTCGAAAGCTTGGAAACCCCTTTATCGTTTCTTAAGACGTCTTTATGGACCCGTCGATCGTgcagaaaatctttttctaagaatgaaaaacattTCCGTGATGGCAAATCAAATAGTTTTCTTGATGCTCGCGGATAAAGTTTTGGTACCGAAGGAAAGAATGACCTGCCTTTACACTCTTATGTTTTATAACGTTATCGCTTATTGCGTGAGCTACATAAAGGAACTGATCGAAAAGGAAGACTGGACACCTTATGTTACTTTAACAGAGAGATCGCAGATCAAACATCTCGCTATGTCGGCCACGAAGATTGTCTTAGAGTGGACCAAGGCCGTTACATTCGTTGTTACTCTGACCTTCATGCTCCTCGTATTCGGTTTGGAACAAGGACTCGAACATTATAA gCCCTCGACGTTGTATACCGTATTGACTTGGATTTATTATTCGGCAACGGAGAAGGTCTTCGTCGACATGTTCCCAACGATTCTAGGATATCTACAACTGGAAGCATTGGAAAACATCGAAAATCTTTATGCTCCTGTGATATTAAGATACTTTACTATTGGTATATCAGCTTTCTTCAGTCTTATACTCTTACCGACGGCACCCTGGAGATTCCTTTTTGTTGCAACTTATCTAAACGTTTATCTGAGATGGAAGGAACTTATGCAAAACTCTGGGGCAGCGTTAAAACGCGAACGGGagatattaaatcgatatagAAAGGCCACTGCGGAGGAAATCGATAGGTTTGACGATGTCTGCTCCGTTTGCCTTTGTACCATGACAAAAGCCAGGGTGACACCCTGCCATCATCTCTTCCATGCGGATTGCCTCAGGCAATGTTTAAAGACTAGCGACAGCTGTCCCATGTGCAAGCGAGAACTTAAGTTCGACTGA